A window of the Trichoderma asperellum chromosome 4, complete sequence genome harbors these coding sequences:
- a CDS encoding uncharacterized protein (EggNog:ENOG41), giving the protein MTKSTDADTGRLRKLVGRLLHHNSHSHTPNPDDSDTGSGVATPEWLGTYRVPSASSLSAPKGYGRHTQISLELWTAAYNSIRNSLRSSGLVTVYESILCQELPHQSIGGINQTLPRADDDRLKQLIRITESGLRKCRGSNCPVDNYARILVKMSKKIIKSVWADYPSTAVAWSGITILTPLLLGPTMQIEDMKRGAVHVIGRIPWYMHLSELLLASGWKSDADFNREQDGVRERLLKLYRKVLEFEMNCVCAAASTWNNAAKNVVGWHALGSLVRDIETLDDEIAALINNYIARGVAESILRYNSDLKLDQVECQGSARDGSVGSIGSIGSVGTTGTTETAETMESIGAQSSELDSHQPFQLDASSTAETIPEPDGVERLMNKPSTVRV; this is encoded by the exons ATGACAAAATCCACCGACGCTGACACCGGCCGTCTCAGGAAGCTGGTCGGCCGGCTTCTCCATCACAACTCCCATTCACACACGCCAAATCCCGATGATTCTGATACCGGCAGCGGCGTTGCCACGCCTGAATGGCTAGGCACGTACAGAGTGCCCTCGGCGTCGTCTCTCTCCGCGCCCAAGGGATATGGACGACATACGCAAATCTCCCTCGAGCTCTGGACTGCCGCCTACAACTCAATACGCAATAGCTTAAGATCTTCTGGTCTGGTGACCGTCTACGAGTCCATCTTGTGCCAGGAATTACCACATCAGTCCATCGGCGGAATTAACCAGACACTTCCGCGCGCCGACGACGATAGACTGAAGCAGCTGATCAGAATTACCGAATCGGGACTGAGAAAATGTCGAGGATCCAATTGTCCCGTCGACAACTATGCTCGAATCTTGGTCAAAATGTCCaagaagataataaaatCAGTCTGGGCCGACTACCCCTCTACCGCAGTGGCCTGGTCAGGCATTACAATCCTCACGCCG CTTCTACTTGGCCCTACAATGCAGATAGAGGACATGAAGCGCGGCGCCGTACATGTCATTGGGCGTATCCCATGGTACATGCACTTATCAGAGCTACTGCTCGCCAGCGGATGGAAGAGTGACGCCGACTTCAACAGAGAGCAGGATGGGGTGAGGGAACGCCTGCTGAAACTATATCGCAAAGTCCTCGAATTCGAAATGAATTGCGTGTGCGCGGCAGCCAGTACTTGGAACAACGCAGCCAAGAACGTGGTTGGATGGCACGCGCTGGGATCGTTGGTGCGCGACATTGAGACGCTTGACGATGAGATTGCTGCGCTTATCAACAACTACATTGCCAGAGGAGTGGCAGAATCCATCTTGAGGTACAATTCAGATCTGAAGCTGGATCAAGTGGAGTGTCAAGGCTCTGCTAGGGATGGATCAGTCGGGTCTATTGGATCGATTGGATCCGTTGGCACCACCGGCACTACTGAAACTGCTGAAACCATGGAATCGATTGGTGCGCAAAGCAGTGAGCTCGACAGCCACCAGCCTTTTCAACTCGACGCAAGCAGCACTGCAGAAACCATTCCCGAGCCAGACGGCGTCGAGAGACTGATGAACAAACCCTCTACGGTGAGAGTGTGA